Proteins co-encoded in one Euleptes europaea isolate rEulEur1 chromosome 1, rEulEur1.hap1, whole genome shotgun sequence genomic window:
- the LOC130493920 gene encoding uncharacterized protein LOC130493920 yields the protein MVGEASTSSPTDDTRSFSDQMLRMANALEITIRPSIPKPKEKILSALYSESPTTIAFPILSDFMDMAKKVWEKPSSIPCTARKVENLYRVQPENCEFLFSHPAPSSLITAEVQSKHRQGGQSSPVDKDSRKIDALSRKAYSADALIFRISNYQAVMAAYQLFLWNRMCTFIDHLPEEERSLARIVASEGSKLAKHQMNAGRHTADCSARSMAASISLRRFSWLRSTNLAPETRNRIEDLPFDGLTLFSTATDETLENLKKQKQTARYMGVTAPPSVPYYRQRFPYKESFRRNRFQRQTPSGSYDTPGQDGLYDSNDLLRNESVLIQTDNTTAMHYLNRQGGTVSVSLCREAARIWKWAIVNKVSLRAIHIAGVCNSLADTLSRVFAPRYEWSLNWTWIVQTIKGCYRQAGVRCPGSLRAHSTRAHSTSTALRGGVPLSDICKAATWSSPDTFIHHYAVDAESRRDADELQLEPKMEDQEPAGPESQENSEAGPRDLRVIQIGATGELLEGAPPPQFKREPEDQCWESQLQDFLKTMQPHRPGWRNPTHSPQYSPEEDTKYFQATFKRSADGSPWPRAECMGRVLPGLSKGDGEAYESGREPSVKVKEEVLDDDPGSSELRRQRFRLFCYEEAEGPREVCNKLWELCHQWLRPETYTKEQILEFLILEQFLTVLPQEMQSWVRGHDPETCTRAVALAESFLQESEEPEQKVAGGLEKAFSSPKSDPSSPEVLKMQLPMDEKQEADWEATLSGNEQTPDDEEETFEGDRPEQVGVGGGSLERPKGKCFQGPEAEERVGSHQGPENPQENSPGKAPKLCEEPDRGLPESTLQEGIRKCPNSGESPCQRFGSRETHVSDKPHKCSFCEASFYERTHLVIHERIHTGEKPYKCSVCETWFSHPSELLRHEETHMPEKPHKCGVCGKSFNQKASLITHERTHTGEKPYECSECGKSFSTSSQLITHKRVHTGEKPYSCSYCGKNFNQKASLITHKRTHTGEKPYECTLCGKSFSACSQIINHIRVHTGEKPYECLECGKRFGSSSHLTDHKRTHTGEKPYKCPDCGKNFSRSSNLTAHSRIHTGEKPYICSGCGKSFRQKASLITHKRTHTGEKPFECSECGKSFISSSRLVSHKRVHTGEKPYECLECGKCFISSSHLLSHKRVHTGEEPYKCS from the exons ATGGTGGGCGAGGCATCTACATCCTCACCCACAGATGATACCCGGTCATTCTCTGACCAGATGCTGAGAATGGCTAATGCGCTGGAAATCACCATTcgcccttccatccccaaaccgaaaGAGAAGATCCTCTCGGCATTGTACTCGGAATCGCCTACAACGATTGCTTTCCCGATACTCTCGGACTTCATGGATATGGCGAAAAAGGTTTGGGAAAAGCCATCCTCCATTCCCTGCACAGCCCGCAAGGTGGAGAACCTATACAGAGTTCAACCTGAGAACTGTGAATTTTTATTTTCTCACCCTGCACCTTCCTCGCTGATTACAGCGGAGGTGCAGTCCAAACACCGTCAGGGAGGGCAATCATCACCTGTCGACAAAGATAGTCGTAAGATTGATGCTCTCAGCAGAAAGGCTTACTCTGCCGATGCCTTAATTTTTCGGATCAGCAACTACCAAGCGGTGATGGCTGCGTACCAACTTTTTCTGTGGAACAGAATGTGTACCTTCATTGATCACTTACCTGAAGAGGAGAGATCTTTGGCGAGGATAGTAGCGTCTGAGGGGTCCAAACTTGCCAAACACCAGATGAATGCTGGGAGACACACGGCAGATTGCTCGGCAAGGAGTATGGCAGCATCTATTTCCCTTCGACGTTTCTCTTGGCTACGCTCCACTAATTTAGCTCCTGAAACGAGGAATAGAATTGAGGACTTACCATTTGATGGTTTGACTCTCTTCTCCACGGCCACTGATGAGACCTTGGAAAATCTCAAGAAGCAAAAACAAACGGCAAGGTACATGGGTGTAACTGCTCCTCCCTCGGTGCCTTATTACAGACAACGCTTCCCCTATAAGGAGAGCTTCCGCCGCAACCGTTTCCAGAGGCAAACTCCCTCGGGGTCGTACG ACACTCCTGGGCAAGATGGCCTCTACGACAGCAATG ATTTGCTTCGCAACGAAAGTGTGCTTATACAGACAGACAACACAACTGCGATGCACTACTTGAACAGGCAGGGAGGCACGGTCTCCGTGTCGCTCTGTCGGGAAGCAGCCAGAATATGGAAGTGGGCTATAGTCAACAAGGTGTCTCTTCGGGCTATTCATATAGCGGGCGTCTGCAACTCGCTGGCCGACACACTGAGCAGAGTATTCGCACCACGATACGAGTGGTCCCTCAATTGGAC ATGGATTGTCCAGACGATTAAAGGTTGTTACCGTCAGGCCGGAGTCCGTTGTCCTGGTTCCCTTCGGGCCCACTCTACCAGAGCGCATTCAACTTCGACGGCGCTTCGAGGAGGTGTTCCCTTGTCTGACATCTGTAAAGCTGCGACGTGGTCGTCACCGGACACGTTCATCCATCATTACGCGGTGGATGCTGAATCTAGAAGAGATGCAGAT GAGTTACAGCTAGAACCCAAAATGGAGGACCAGGAGCCTGCTGGACCTGAATCGCAGGAAAATTCGGAGGCAGGACCGAGGGACCTCCGTGTCATCCAAATCGGAGCAACCGGGGAGTTGCTGGAAGGGGCGCCTCCGCCTCAGTTTAAACGGGAGCCGGAAGACCAGTGCTGGGAAAGTCAGCTGCAGGATTTCCTGAAGACGATGCAACCCCATCGACCGGGATGGAGGAACCCAACGCATTCCCCTCAGTACTCACCAGAAGAAGACACAAAATATTTCCAGGCCACGTTCAAGAGATCAGCAGATGGCAGCCCGTGGCCCCGAGCCGAGTGCATGGGCCGAGTGCTGCCAGGCCTCAGCAAAGGGGATGGTGAGGCCTACGAAAGCGGCCGGGAGCCATCCGTGAAAGTGAAGGAAGAGGTTCTGGACGACGACCCGGGCAGCTCGGAGCTACGCCGCCAGCGCTTCAGACTTTTCTGTTACGAGGAAGCCGAGGGCCCCCGAGAGGTTTGCAACAAGCTCTGGGAACTTTGCCACCAGTGGCTGAGGCCGGAGACGTACaccaaggagcagatcctggagtttctgatcctggagcagttcctgactgtcctgccccaggaaatgcagagctgggtcagggGCCACGACCCCGAGACCTGCACTCGGGCCGTCGCCCTGGCAGAGAGTTTCTTGCAAGAATCGGAGGAACCGGAACAAAAG GTTGCAGGAGGCTTGGAGAAAGCATTTAGTTCCCCCAAGTCGGATCCTTCCTCACCAGAGGTCCTGAAAATGCAGCTGCCCATGGATGAGAAACAAGAGGCTGACTGGGAAGCCACTTTGTCTG GCAATGAGCAAACGCCAGATGATGAAGAGGAGACTTTTGAGGGGGACCGACCTGAGCAAGTGGGTGTTGGGGGAGGCTCGCTGGAAAGGCCCAAAGGGAAATGTTTCCAGGGTCCAGAGGCAGAAGAGAGAGTCGGAAGTCATCAGGGACCAGAAAATCCCCAGGAAAACTCTCCTGGGAAGGCACCGAAACTTTGTGAGGAACCCGATAGGGGTTTACCAGAAAGCACCCTCCAGGAGGGAATCCGCAAGTGTCCCAATTCAGGGGAAAGCCCCTGTCAGCGTTTCGGCTCCAGGGAAACTCATGTAAGTGATAAACCCCACAAATGCTCCTTTTGTGAAGCAAGCTTCTATGAGAGAACCCACTTGGTCATTCATGAGCGAATCCACAccggagagaaaccatataaatgctctgTGTGCGAGACATGGTTTTCTCACCCCTCGGAGCTGCTGAGGCATGAGGAGACCCACATGCCCGAGAAGCCCCACAAATGCGGCGTCTGCGGCAAAAGCTTCAACCAGAAAGCCTCTCTGATCACCCACGagcgaacccacacaggggaaaaaccatacgAGTGCTccgagtgtgggaagagcttcagcacAAGCTCCCAGCTCATAACACATAAGCGAGTCCACACGGGCGAGAAGCCGTACAGTTGCTCCTACTGCGGCAAAAACTTCAACCAGAAAGCATCCCTAATCACCCACAAGAgaacccacacgggggagaagccgtaCGAATGTACactgtgtgggaaaagcttcagcgcTTGCTCTCAGATCATAAACCACATCAGGGtccacacgggagagaagccATACGAGTGCTTAGAGTGCGGGAAGCGTTTCGGGAGCAGCTCCCACCTGACCGACCACAAAAGAACACATACAGGGGAAAAGCCGTACAAGTGTCCCGACTGCGGGAAGAACTTCAGCCGAAGTTCCAACCTGACAGCGCACAGCAGgatccacacaggagaaaagccaTATATATGCTCAGGTTGTGGCAAAAGCTTCAGGCAGAAGGCGTCCCTCATTACCCacaaaagaacccacacaggagagaaacccttTGAGTGCTccgagtgtgggaaaagcttcatttCGAGCTCTCGCCTCGTAAGCCATAAAAGGgtgcacacaggagagaaaccgtatgAGTGCTTAGAGTGTGGGAAATGTTTCATTTCCAGCTCCCACCTTCTAAGCCATAAGAGAGTGCACACGGGAGAGGAGCCGTATAAATGCTCGTAA